One genomic window of Moorella glycerini includes the following:
- the spoVAC gene encoding stage V sporulation protein AC, which produces MADSTKQPGPPKKPLTLAEQVRQQKQTYDQQAYQRLADSVKPRPRVIVNALNAFWIGGIISALAQVITLIFASAGLNPRDAASATVIVMVFLGAFLTGLGIYDEIGKVAGAGSIIPITGFANSIVAPAMEFKREGFVFGVAARMFTVAGPVLVYGFIVSVLIGLIAYFLK; this is translated from the coding sequence ATGGCTGATAGTACCAAACAGCCGGGGCCGCCCAAGAAACCCCTGACCCTGGCGGAACAGGTAAGGCAGCAAAAACAAACCTACGACCAGCAGGCCTACCAGCGCCTGGCTGACAGCGTTAAACCCAGGCCCAGGGTTATTGTTAACGCCCTCAATGCCTTCTGGATCGGCGGGATCATCTCGGCCCTGGCCCAGGTCATCACCCTTATTTTTGCTTCTGCCGGTTTAAACCCCAGGGATGCTGCTTCCGCAACGGTAATAGTTATGGTTTTCCTGGGAGCCTTCCTGACCGGCTTAGGGATATACGATGAGATTGGTAAAGTCGCCGGTGCCGGTTCTATTATCCCTATAACCGGGTTTGCCAACTCCATTGTGGCGCCGGCCATGGAGTTTAAACGGGAAGGTTTTGTCTTTGGTGTGGCGGCGAGGATGTTTACCGTTGCCGGGCCGGTACTGGTATACGGCTTTATTGTTTCCGTCTTAATAGGCCTTATTGCTTATTTCCTGAAGTAG
- a CDS encoding glycoside hydrolase family 15 protein — protein MKHQPYYGFIGNGETAALIAPDFSIAWLCVPRFDSFPLFAAALCPESGGSLRLNIEPKITPVSQRYLPESNVLETIGKGHGLQVTVLDFMPWGYHHLSRLIILENTGTVTLKPRVDWVARPIVTSVHTFKVRFQGSFQFISGPEGAACIGMVGSPGPTSTLTLKPGEKHHFWLVLAYGSSLTLARQHWTAGFYSSLEENLTWWRQWLRKARRPHTANPEVIEAYYRSLMVLKLLTYERTGAIIAAPTTSFPAVPGGNDNWDYRYCWLRDGYFTALAFDAAGYHEEARSFYEFALSLQQPDGGWYMPLVPVEGRGGTEYIAGDLAGPNGEKPIRFGNAAMHQIQLDNAGNVLDGLWNHYLATRDREYIRSRWDAIRRAAIWLENYWDQPENGIWEIRERKDHWLYGKILCYAGLTAASHLSIEMGRLQWACRWHRAASRVRRQLLIHGWSVERQAYLQHYGPDAPLDISVLALEFYGLLAANHPRLQKTVAAMEKPAPVARGEPSGRGGLNMWGGIARFEHAAIPFYLPTLWLGRYYLHAGNYERAHELLQVCLDNATDLYLMAEHFDPRTGEQWGNFPQGFSHQEIVRFLLDYAYREE, from the coding sequence TTGAAACATCAGCCATATTACGGGTTTATCGGCAATGGCGAAACAGCCGCCCTTATTGCTCCGGACTTTTCCATCGCCTGGCTGTGCGTGCCCCGTTTTGACAGTTTTCCCCTTTTCGCTGCCGCCCTGTGCCCAGAAAGTGGCGGCAGCCTGCGCCTGAACATTGAACCCAAAATAACGCCTGTAAGCCAGCGCTACCTACCGGAAAGCAATGTTCTAGAAACTATTGGTAAGGGGCATGGCCTGCAGGTTACTGTTCTGGACTTTATGCCATGGGGCTACCACCATTTAAGTCGCCTGATCATTCTAGAAAATACCGGTACAGTAACTTTAAAGCCTAGGGTAGATTGGGTGGCCCGGCCCATTGTTACCAGTGTCCATACTTTTAAAGTCCGGTTCCAGGGGTCTTTCCAATTTATCTCCGGTCCCGAAGGCGCAGCCTGCATCGGCATGGTCGGTTCACCGGGACCTACTTCCACCCTGACTTTAAAACCGGGTGAAAAGCATCACTTCTGGCTGGTTCTGGCTTACGGCTCCAGTTTAACCCTGGCCCGCCAGCACTGGACGGCGGGCTTCTACAGTTCCCTGGAAGAAAATCTCACCTGGTGGCGCCAGTGGCTGAGGAAAGCCCGGCGGCCCCATACTGCTAACCCGGAAGTTATAGAAGCATACTACCGCAGCTTGATGGTTTTAAAACTCCTAACATACGAGCGTACCGGCGCCATTATTGCGGCGCCGACCACCTCTTTTCCCGCCGTACCCGGCGGCAACGACAACTGGGACTACCGCTATTGCTGGCTGCGGGACGGGTATTTCACCGCCCTGGCCTTTGATGCCGCCGGCTATCATGAGGAAGCACGCAGTTTCTATGAATTCGCCCTTTCTTTACAACAGCCCGACGGGGGCTGGTATATGCCCCTGGTACCTGTGGAAGGAAGAGGTGGTACCGAATACATCGCCGGAGACCTAGCCGGCCCCAATGGGGAAAAACCCATTCGCTTCGGCAACGCTGCCATGCACCAGATTCAGCTGGATAATGCCGGTAACGTCCTGGACGGCCTGTGGAACCACTACCTGGCCACCCGGGACAGGGAATATATCCGCTCCCGCTGGGATGCCATCCGCCGGGCGGCCATCTGGCTGGAAAATTACTGGGACCAACCGGAAAACGGCATCTGGGAAATCCGCGAACGCAAGGATCACTGGCTATATGGTAAAATCCTTTGCTATGCTGGTTTAACAGCCGCCTCCCATTTATCTATCGAAATGGGGCGGTTGCAGTGGGCCTGCCGATGGCACCGGGCGGCAAGTCGCGTCCGCCGCCAGCTCCTGATCCACGGCTGGTCGGTAGAGCGCCAGGCCTACCTGCAACATTACGGGCCTGACGCTCCCCTGGATATATCCGTGCTGGCCCTGGAATTTTATGGTTTACTGGCAGCCAACCATCCCCGTTTACAGAAGACGGTAGCCGCCATGGAAAAGCCTGCGCCTGTTGCCAGGGGCGAGCCTTCAGGCCGGGGTGGGCTTAATATGTGGGGAGGGATCGCCCGTTTTGAACACGCGGCTATTCCCTTTTACCTACCCACCCTGTGGCTAGGGCGCTATTACCTCCACGCCGGCAACTACGAGCGGGCGCATGAACTATTACAGGTCTGCCTGGATAATGCCACTGACCTTTACCTGATGGCTGAACACTTCGACCCCCGGACCGGCGAGCAGTGGGGCAATTTTCCCCAGGGTTTCAGTCACCAGGAAATAGTCCGGTTCTTGCTTGACTACGCCTACCGGGAGGAATAA
- a CDS encoding PFL family protein has protein sequence MPTLFSFTPEEILETIRMVQVENLDIRTITLGISLRDCATGSLKETCRRVYDKITSRAEKLVAAGEEVATAYGIPIVNKRIAVTPIAQVGEPSGESDLTPLARTLDRAAAAVGVNFIGGFSALVHKGFTKGDRAIFNSLPEALATTERVCASINVATTRAGMNMDAIAELGQLIKETAQLTADRGGIGCAKLVTFCNAPEDNPFMAGAFHGPGEPECVLNVGISGPGVVLAAVRQHPEADLGKLATIIKNTAFKVTRMGELVGREVSARLGVPFGIVDLSLAPTNALGDSVAEILEAIGLERCGAHGTTAALALLNDAVKKGGAMASSYVGGLSGAFIPVSEDNGMIRAVESGALSLAKLEAMTAVCSVGLDMFAIPGDTPADIIAAIIADEAAIGMMNNKTTAVRVIPVPGKRPGEMVEFGGLLGRAPVMEVNNFNPAAMIRRGGRIPAPLQALGN, from the coding sequence ATGCCGACTTTATTTTCTTTTACACCAGAAGAAATTTTAGAAACCATCCGCATGGTCCAGGTAGAAAACCTGGACATCCGGACCATTACCCTGGGTATCAGCCTGCGTGATTGTGCCACCGGAAGTCTTAAGGAAACCTGCCGCCGCGTTTACGATAAAATAACTAGCCGGGCGGAGAAACTGGTTGCCGCTGGCGAGGAAGTGGCAACTGCTTATGGCATCCCTATTGTTAATAAGCGCATAGCCGTAACACCCATTGCCCAGGTGGGTGAACCTTCAGGAGAAAGTGACCTCACCCCCCTGGCCCGAACCCTGGACCGGGCGGCAGCAGCGGTAGGCGTGAATTTCATCGGCGGCTTCAGTGCTCTGGTACATAAAGGCTTTACTAAAGGTGACCGGGCCATCTTTAATTCTCTGCCGGAAGCCCTGGCCACCACTGAGCGCGTTTGCGCCTCCATCAATGTGGCCACCACCAGGGCGGGGATGAATATGGACGCCATCGCCGAGTTGGGCCAATTGATTAAAGAGACGGCGCAGCTTACGGCTGACAGGGGTGGGATTGGCTGCGCCAAGCTGGTGACCTTTTGCAATGCCCCGGAGGACAATCCCTTCATGGCCGGGGCCTTCCACGGCCCCGGTGAGCCAGAGTGCGTATTAAATGTCGGCATCAGCGGTCCCGGGGTTGTACTGGCGGCAGTACGCCAGCACCCGGAGGCTGACCTGGGTAAACTCGCGACAATTATTAAAAATACAGCCTTTAAAGTGACCCGCATGGGGGAACTGGTAGGACGGGAGGTTTCGGCCCGCCTGGGAGTGCCCTTTGGCATTGTCGACCTTTCCCTGGCTCCTACCAATGCCCTGGGGGACAGCGTGGCGGAAATTCTGGAAGCCATCGGCCTGGAACGCTGTGGCGCCCATGGCACCACGGCCGCCCTGGCTTTACTCAATGACGCCGTCAAAAAGGGAGGGGCCATGGCTTCTTCCTACGTCGGGGGCTTAAGCGGCGCCTTCATCCCGGTGAGTGAAGATAACGGCATGATCCGGGCGGTGGAGAGCGGCGCTTTAAGCCTTGCGAAGCTTGAAGCCATGACGGCCGTATGCTCAGTTGGGCTGGATATGTTTGCTATTCCCGGCGACACCCCGGCGGATATCATTGCCGCCATCATAGCCGATGAAGCGGCCATTGGCATGATGAACAATAAAACCACGGCGGTGCGGGTCATACCTGTCCCGGGGAAAAGGCCCGGGGAAATGGTAGAATTCGGTGGCCTCCTGGGCCGGGCACCGGTTATGGAGGTCAATAACTTTAACCCGGCGGCTATGATCCGCCGTGGCGGCCGCATCCCCGCCCCTTTGCAGGCCCTGGGGAATTAG
- a CDS encoding ACT domain-containing protein, which translates to MTVADGRAIITVLGQDRVGILAGITAVLAAANVNILDISQTILQEFFTMIMIVDLKGSNLNFFELQKQLKARGEELGVQVTMQQVEVFKFMHRI; encoded by the coding sequence ATGACAGTTGCCGACGGCCGGGCCATAATCACAGTTTTAGGCCAGGACAGGGTGGGAATTTTAGCGGGTATAACTGCCGTCCTGGCAGCAGCCAATGTGAATATCCTCGATATCAGCCAGACCATCCTGCAGGAATTTTTCACCATGATCATGATTGTGGACCTGAAGGGTAGTAATCTTAATTTTTTTGAACTGCAAAAACAACTCAAGGCCAGGGGCGAGGAACTGGGTGTACAGGTGACGATGCAGCAGGTGGAAGTCTTCAAATTTATGCACCGCATCTAA
- a CDS encoding TorD/DmsD family molecular chaperone translates to MDQELLVEWLQGRELVYSFLARIYQEGPVGDLLVALVREQFLEELANNSQNEELAAGCRQMQAKLTARAGDLEAYRQELQEDYNRLFVGPGHLEAPPWESVYRSKEHLLFGEETLAVREFYRSFGLESKKKNREPDDHLGLEMEFMAWLSQAAAAKVQAGEDATEFLQGQQRFLKEHLEQWVPALCSDIQGAARTEFFRGLALFTWGWLQVDAAELEAVLEDFCGGEKS, encoded by the coding sequence ATGGACCAGGAATTATTAGTTGAGTGGCTCCAGGGACGGGAGCTGGTTTACAGCTTCCTGGCCAGGATCTACCAGGAAGGGCCGGTCGGGGATTTGCTGGTAGCCCTGGTCAGGGAACAATTCCTGGAGGAACTGGCCAACAACAGCCAGAACGAAGAGCTGGCCGCAGGTTGCCGGCAGATGCAGGCCAAGCTAACGGCCCGGGCCGGTGACCTGGAGGCCTACCGGCAGGAACTCCAGGAGGATTATAACCGCCTTTTCGTCGGTCCCGGTCACCTGGAGGCGCCGCCGTGGGAGTCGGTTTACCGCTCCAAAGAGCATCTCCTTTTCGGCGAGGAAACCCTGGCGGTAAGGGAATTTTATCGTTCTTTTGGTCTGGAGAGTAAAAAGAAAAACCGGGAGCCAGACGACCACCTGGGCCTGGAAATGGAATTCATGGCCTGGCTCAGCCAGGCAGCGGCCGCAAAAGTCCAGGCCGGTGAAGATGCAACTGAATTCCTGCAGGGGCAGCAGCGCTTTTTAAAGGAACACCTGGAGCAATGGGTACCGGCCTTATGCAGCGATATCCAGGGGGCTGCCCGGACGGAATTTTTCCGTGGCCTGGCCCTCTTCACCTGGGGCTGGCTGCAGGTCGATGCAGCTGAGCTGGAAGCAGTACTGGAGGATTTTTGCGGGGGTGAAAAATCATGA
- a CDS encoding DUF362 domain-containing protein, producing MKSGRDEARFYTGRGVGELDLETIASALTGLGQVRLRAEKCIRTLSPWATCQRCLEVCPVDGIELQNGRPGLKECRRCGLCAVACPTGALEDPEHTHAFILARGQEIIAATGQVIFSCARGEDERLPQGLFVVPCLGAVAPEIMVALAARGQTGFRYRPEDCAACPWGEKGQELFKNSFSWAQRTLATLELPHDRLVQGANLNPATAPKRPVSQASHAATAAMGRREFFRSLVRGIKVPGVKVATPAPGPGTKQAVFPGERMSILREALQQVRPETGYPARARLPLASLELAGPCYLCNICSRLCPAGALDLAEGKLRFTPARCNHCGLCLAVCPQHSLTWGENLAIETVASKVTFNLATAGEHLCANCGETFQASAGATECLRCYLNRKLAGPGQKPAGENC from the coding sequence ATGAAAAGCGGGCGGGATGAGGCCCGCTTTTATACAGGAAGAGGGGTGGGGGAACTGGATCTCGAAACTATTGCCAGCGCCTTGACGGGGCTGGGTCAGGTACGCTTACGTGCTGAAAAATGTATCCGCACCCTATCGCCCTGGGCGACTTGTCAGAGGTGCCTGGAGGTCTGCCCAGTTGATGGGATTGAGCTGCAAAACGGCCGGCCAGGGTTGAAGGAGTGCCGGCGCTGCGGCCTTTGTGCCGTAGCCTGCCCTACCGGGGCCCTGGAGGATCCAGAGCACACCCACGCCTTCATTCTCGCCCGGGGTCAGGAGATTATTGCTGCCACCGGGCAAGTAATTTTTTCCTGTGCCCGGGGTGAGGATGAGCGCTTGCCGCAAGGCTTATTTGTAGTTCCCTGCCTGGGGGCAGTGGCTCCGGAAATAATGGTCGCCCTGGCCGCAAGGGGCCAAACAGGGTTTCGCTACCGGCCCGAGGATTGCGCTGCCTGTCCCTGGGGAGAGAAGGGGCAGGAGCTTTTTAAAAACTCCTTCAGCTGGGCGCAAAGAACCCTGGCGACCCTGGAATTGCCACACGATCGCCTGGTGCAGGGGGCTAACCTTAACCCGGCTACAGCCCCAAAGCGCCCAGTAAGCCAGGCATCCCACGCAGCCACGGCTGCCATGGGCCGGCGCGAGTTTTTCCGCTCCCTGGTGCGGGGGATCAAAGTGCCGGGAGTTAAAGTGGCGACACCAGCCCCGGGTCCGGGTACGAAACAGGCAGTTTTTCCCGGGGAGAGGATGTCCATCCTCAGGGAGGCCTTACAGCAAGTACGGCCTGAGACCGGTTACCCGGCGAGAGCCCGTTTACCCCTGGCCTCCCTGGAACTGGCCGGTCCCTGTTACCTCTGTAATATCTGCAGCCGCCTCTGCCCGGCTGGAGCCCTGGACCTGGCTGAAGGGAAGTTAAGATTTACCCCGGCCCGCTGCAACCACTGCGGCCTGTGCCTGGCAGTCTGCCCCCAGCACAGCCTGACCTGGGGGGAGAACCTGGCCATAGAAACTGTGGCCAGCAAGGTAACTTTCAACCTGGCTACAGCCGGCGAACACCTTTGCGCAAATTGCGGGGAAACCTTTCAGGCCAGCGCCGGGGCCACTGAATGCCTGCGCTGTTACCTGAACCGGAAACTGGCCGGGCCAGGGCAGAAGCCTGCTGGAGAGAACTGTTAG
- a CDS encoding phosphoenolpyruvate carboxykinase has product MTEWEQHHVIVLGPNICETASDIFKSPIFHRILASFIEDLEQHQAPELEAIKPFLRTPAGKQGSGTGASNLWHKEALADLLLLLTEYRPDEISKRYPAFNPVLARKTMLYDFVEKLYNYWRKYARFLIVDDGCHQAGETASDHHKFIELNERFTNLVLEIYRKIGANLMEKLPRVYRQLPCGAGAGILADKIAWDIPGEEYRQLQAIPFIQLVVIEPPLVYYPKRNYRKGMFMPVSHNPLKHSQLEARDWLCYPAKVGDLLTFIYFHKRYLPLGLSLANLFELAEPAEIQGRRPEAMLIFGVEPELLGKRQTVYYEDRQAGIVLGLIGRTDDVDYFGYFKKMVLTLHNLIAIERGYLPVHGAMARIVLRTGASANVVLVGDSGAGKSESLEAFRVLATDYMRRLTVIFDDMGSLRITPEGEVVGIGTEIGAFVRLDDLAPGFPYAEIDRSIFMNPHKKNARLVIPITNYQEVTRGYPIDLFLYANNYEPVDNKHPHIELFNDVDTALEVFSEGARLSKGTTDEEGLVHTYFANPFGAPQKRDQHDALARQYFSQMLARGVKIGQLRTQLGLHGYEIKGPEAAAKALFEFITYGG; this is encoded by the coding sequence ATGACAGAGTGGGAACAGCATCATGTTATTGTCCTTGGACCTAATATATGCGAAACAGCATCGGACATATTTAAAAGTCCAATTTTCCACCGGATTCTGGCAAGCTTCATTGAAGATTTAGAGCAACACCAGGCACCGGAACTGGAGGCTATAAAACCTTTCCTGAGAACACCTGCTGGTAAGCAAGGCAGCGGTACCGGTGCCAGCAACCTGTGGCATAAGGAGGCCCTTGCCGATTTACTTTTGCTTCTTACTGAATACCGGCCAGATGAAATTAGCAAACGTTATCCTGCTTTCAATCCTGTTTTGGCTAGAAAGACAATGCTATATGATTTTGTGGAAAAGCTTTACAATTACTGGCGGAAATATGCCCGTTTCCTGATTGTTGATGATGGTTGCCACCAAGCAGGAGAAACTGCCAGTGATCATCATAAGTTTATTGAACTTAATGAGCGCTTTACCAACCTGGTACTGGAAATTTACCGAAAAATCGGGGCCAATTTAATGGAAAAACTCCCCCGGGTATACCGGCAACTACCCTGCGGAGCAGGAGCAGGAATACTGGCTGATAAAATTGCCTGGGATATTCCCGGGGAAGAATACCGACAGTTGCAGGCGATACCTTTTATCCAGCTGGTAGTTATCGAACCGCCGCTGGTATATTACCCCAAACGCAATTACCGCAAGGGTATGTTTATGCCGGTGTCCCATAATCCCCTCAAGCATAGTCAATTGGAAGCCAGGGATTGGCTTTGCTATCCGGCTAAAGTAGGGGATTTGTTAACCTTTATCTATTTTCATAAACGGTATTTACCCCTGGGTCTAAGTCTCGCCAACCTGTTTGAATTAGCCGAGCCAGCTGAAATTCAAGGTCGACGACCAGAAGCCATGCTGATTTTTGGAGTTGAGCCGGAACTGTTGGGTAAGCGCCAGACAGTATACTATGAAGACCGGCAGGCGGGTATAGTATTAGGACTGATCGGGCGAACTGATGATGTTGACTACTTTGGTTATTTTAAAAAGATGGTTTTAACCCTGCATAACCTTATTGCCATTGAGCGTGGTTATTTACCGGTTCATGGTGCTATGGCGCGAATTGTTTTACGGACAGGGGCTAGTGCCAACGTGGTCCTGGTCGGTGATAGCGGTGCTGGCAAATCAGAATCCCTGGAAGCCTTTCGCGTCCTGGCCACGGATTATATGCGTCGCTTAACAGTTATTTTTGATGATATGGGATCCTTAAGGATAACCCCTGAAGGAGAGGTGGTAGGCATCGGGACAGAAATTGGCGCCTTTGTCCGCCTGGATGATTTAGCCCCGGGTTTTCCCTATGCGGAGATTGACCGCAGTATCTTCATGAACCCTCATAAAAAAAACGCCCGCCTGGTAATCCCGATTACTAACTACCAGGAAGTTACCAGGGGGTATCCTATAGATCTATTCCTGTACGCTAATAACTATGAACCGGTAGATAACAAGCATCCCCATATAGAGTTGTTTAATGACGTCGATACAGCCCTGGAGGTCTTTAGCGAGGGTGCCCGGCTTTCCAAGGGTACCACTGATGAAGAAGGTCTGGTGCATACTTATTTTGCCAACCCCTTTGGTGCCCCCCAGAAGCGGGACCAGCATGATGCCCTGGCCAGACAATATTTTAGCCAGATGCTTGCCAGGGGTGTCAAAATAGGGCAGTTACGTACCCAGTTGGGCCTGCACGGATATGAAATAAAAGGCCCGGAAGCAGCTGCTAAAGCTTTATTTGAATTTATAACTTACGGGGGTTGA
- a CDS encoding DUF2294 domain-containing protein: MTRKGQLEDDISKALMKFEKEYLGRGPQEVKTFIIEDQIFIRLKGVLTPAEQHLAHSHEGKILIKKIRTQLLEDSRPLLEKMIQEFTGQKVISLHTDISTVTGERILVFTLEANLEALVD, from the coding sequence ATGACCCGTAAAGGGCAGCTTGAAGATGATATCAGTAAAGCATTAATGAAATTTGAAAAGGAATATCTGGGCCGGGGACCCCAGGAAGTTAAAACCTTTATCATTGAAGACCAGATCTTTATCCGTCTCAAGGGAGTTTTAACTCCGGCCGAACAACACCTGGCTCATAGCCATGAAGGTAAAATTTTGATTAAGAAAATACGTACTCAGTTGTTGGAGGATTCCCGTCCGTTATTAGAAAAAATGATCCAGGAATTCACCGGTCAGAAGGTAATAAGTTTGCATACTGATATTAGCACCGTTACAGGAGAAAGGATTCTGGTTTTTACCCTTGAGGCTAATCTTGAAGCCCTAGTTGATTAA
- a CDS encoding HAD family hydrolase, which yields MPVNVDACGACIAAARTTLEIRPCHNLSLNGRRTFWPLEGTHMYHIRAVTFDAYGTLFNIEGLHAKATELILQANSFPADPVAFHQEWDKFADKLIMEGPFSKLWVVFDQALDMTFRQFGFRGRRVPNDLEIWLRMIENCQVYTAAPVVVEAVGRQFRTALISNTDNHELSIALMRHGLKFDAIVTSEDARAYKPSPVIFQQAAELLKCNPEEIIHVGDSFIADVVGARGFGATAVWLNRKRAKLQNQPVQPDYIVECLEEVLDIIGDLVN from the coding sequence ATGCCGGTTAATGTTGATGCCTGCGGGGCCTGCATCGCCGCTGCCCGGACTACTTTGGAAATACGCCCTTGTCACAACCTTAGCCTCAACGGCAGGAGGACTTTTTGGCCGCTGGAGGGAACACACATGTATCATATACGAGCTGTAACTTTTGACGCCTATGGAACGCTTTTCAATATCGAGGGTCTGCATGCAAAAGCCACAGAACTAATATTACAAGCCAACTCTTTTCCCGCCGATCCTGTAGCTTTTCACCAGGAGTGGGATAAGTTTGCTGATAAACTAATCATGGAGGGGCCTTTCTCTAAGCTCTGGGTGGTTTTTGATCAAGCATTGGATATGACCTTCAGGCAATTCGGCTTTCGTGGGAGGCGAGTTCCCAATGACCTGGAAATATGGTTGCGAATGATAGAAAACTGTCAGGTTTATACCGCTGCTCCTGTAGTAGTTGAGGCTGTGGGCCGTCAATTCAGGACGGCTTTGATTTCCAACACTGACAATCACGAGTTATCTATAGCTTTAATGAGACACGGACTAAAATTCGATGCCATTGTGACTTCAGAAGACGCCAGAGCTTACAAGCCCTCGCCTGTGATTTTCCAGCAGGCGGCTGAGCTTTTAAAGTGTAATCCGGAAGAGATCATTCATGTAGGGGATTCTTTCATTGCCGATGTGGTAGGCGCCAGGGGCTTTGGAGCTACTGCCGTATGGTTGAACCGTAAAAGGGCCAAACTTCAAAATCAGCCTGTACAGCCTGATTATATAGTTGAATGTCTGGAGGAAGTTCTGGACATTATAGGTGACCTGGTAAACTAA